A single Ignavibacteriales bacterium DNA region contains:
- a CDS encoding SET domain-containing protein — protein sequence MKHYHRHLFVQESPIEGKGLYCAASVLEDEIIMKIEGEIISGDECERRENEEDNVYIFWNGDEYVDVKHTDDIKYINHNCDPNCYVDADANGNLLLVAARDINPGEELTIDYGYDEIYDICSCDVCSAEESSDEEETGESDSIPGATAVKSSENDDAEKC from the coding sequence ATGAAACACTACCACCGTCACCTTTTTGTGCAGGAATCACCCATTGAAGGGAAAGGTCTTTATTGTGCTGCATCAGTATTAGAAGACGAAATCATCATGAAAATAGAGGGGGAAATCATCTCCGGTGATGAATGTGAACGCCGTGAAAATGAAGAGGACAATGTATATATCTTCTGGAACGGGGATGAATATGTTGACGTTAAACATACTGATGATATTAAATACATCAATCATAACTGCGATCCGAACTGCTATGTTGACGCGGATGCAAATGGCAACTTGCTTCTTGTGGCTGCAAGAGACATAAATCCGGGTGAAGAACTGACCATTGATTACGGTTACGATGAAATTTATGATATCTGTTCATGTGACGTCTGTTCAGCGGAAGAAAGCAGCGATGAGGAGGAGACCGGCGAATCAGATTCTATACCCGGAGCAACAGCAGTTAAAAGCAGTGAGAATGATGATGCTGAGAAGTGTTAA
- a CDS encoding shikimate dehydrogenase: protein MKNALHTHTELLGLIGHPIKHTFSPMMHNVASQLLDLDYLYLPFDISHADLSEGIAGLKVLGFKGFNVTVPHKEAIFSLLDTVSEEAVIIGAVNCVVNDGGTLHGYNTDAFGVHYVLDTYREEITGSPVMIFGAGGASRSAVYTLIRHYRPSVIHIVNRTIQRAEQIALHFKQQMHYDGIVAHEQEPVTTDNIMKSCKLIINTTTLGMTPLTEDSPVSSAAGFTDNQIVFDMVYNPVNTQFLQMAESQGAITVGGIKMLVAQGAKSFELWTGKQMPVNEIYDTLLKYLNP from the coding sequence ATGAAAAACGCACTGCACACGCACACAGAACTTCTTGGTCTTATCGGTCACCCGATAAAACACACTTTTTCCCCCATGATGCACAATGTTGCATCCCAGCTGCTTGATCTTGATTATCTTTATCTCCCGTTTGATATATCACACGCGGATCTGAGTGAAGGTATTGCCGGTCTTAAAGTGCTCGGATTTAAAGGCTTTAACGTAACGGTACCCCACAAAGAAGCAATATTTTCTCTGCTGGACACGGTTTCAGAGGAAGCGGTAATTATCGGCGCGGTAAACTGTGTGGTGAATGACGGAGGAACTCTGCACGGATATAACACCGATGCGTTCGGGGTTCATTACGTACTTGATACCTATCGTGAAGAGATTACCGGAAGTCCGGTCATGATTTTCGGCGCGGGCGGAGCAAGCCGTTCTGCCGTATATACACTTATCCGTCATTACCGTCCTTCGGTTATTCATATCGTAAACAGAACGATTCAGCGTGCAGAGCAGATTGCGCTTCACTTTAAGCAGCAGATGCATTATGACGGAATTGTCGCGCATGAACAGGAACCGGTTACCACTGATAATATCATGAAAAGCTGCAAACTGATCATCAATACCACAACGCTGGGAATGACCCCGCTGACGGAAGATTCACCGGTGAGCAGTGCGGCAGGGTTTACTGATAATCAGATCGTGTTTGATATGGTATATAATCCGGTGAATACGCAATTTCTGCAGATGGCCGAAAGTCAGGGAGCAATTACGGTAGGCGGAATTAAAATGCTGGTTGCCCAGGGAGCAAAATCATTTGAGCTCTGGACGGGGAAACAGATGCCGGTAAATGAGATTTACGATACGCTGTTAAAATATCTTAATCCCTGA